From the Methanobacterium sp. genome, the window CCAAAGCCAATAAAAAGCAGCTTGATTACTATCGCAATAAATTAATACAGGAGTTAGTGCCCGAAATCAGTGAAAAAATAGACCAGGACCCCAAAAGTTTTGTAATATTCAAAACTGGTATATACCTGCACCATATGGAAAGTTACCCTGCACAGATACAGTATGAAGAGTACCCTTACCTTACAGTTGCCGGATGTGATGATTTAGATGAGGATAGTCTTTATCTGGTTGTTCCAGGTTATGACTTCAGGAAAGACAGATTCATGAATCCGGAATGGGCTCATAAACTGGAAAAATGGTTGCATCCACCCTATCACCGTGATAGGAGAACTGGTATTGAACTGACCACACAACAGAAACAGCTCACCATACCTAAACCAGGACACCGCAGACTCCGTGGCGCCGCGGGTAGTGGTAAAACACTAGTTCTTGCCCAAAGGGCAGCTAAACTGGCTACGGGAAATCAAAAAGTCCTGGTGATAACCTACAACCGCAACTTATGGTATTTCATTAAAGAAATGATAGAAGCAAGTCCTTACAACTTTGACTGGTCCAACATCACCTTCAGACATTTCCATGGATTCTGCAGGGACCTGTTAAATGAATTTTTTCTACCCACACCTTCCAGGTTCGATGATATTCTTCCGGTACTGGAAGAAGCACTTAAAAAAATACTGGAAGAATCAAATAACAAAGTACAGGAAGAATCAAATAACGAAGTACAGGAAGAATCAAATAACGATGTACGGGAAGAGTCAATTGAGACTAAAACCCTTGAAAAATTCAAATATGATGCCATACTAATCGATGAAGGACAGGATTACAGTTGGGAATGGTATAACTTCCTATCAAAGTTCTTAAATAACAGGAATGAACTTTTCCTGGTTTGTGATGAGAAACAGAATATATACGACCGTGAATTATCCTGGATTGATGGTGAGATGAAAAATGTCCAGTTCCGTGGTCGGTGGGCAGAACTAGACACCATCCACCGTCTGCCTAAAGAAATATCCCAACTGGCCAATGAATTCAGTGAAAAGTTTGGATTATCATCATCTGTTGAATTTGATTCTGCTCAAACCTTACTCTTTAATGATAGGCCATCTTTTTTCAGATGGGATAATATTCAGGGTGAAAACTGGCTTGTTAAGGTTTATGAAGCATATAAAACATTCAGCCGGGAGGAAATATCTTCTAAAAAGAGGTTTAAACCTTCTGAAATTGTTATACTTCTTCCAAAAAATCAAATGGGAACAGAACTGGTGGAATTTTTTGACAATCACAACATTCCCTGTGACCATGTATTTCTTACCAAAAATAGTTCCAAATGGCGTAATAAAAAAATCTCATCCATAACAGATAAACGTCTGAAAATAAGTACAATACACCAGTTTAAAGGTTGGGAATCTCCCAATGTCATTCTATTAATCCCAGAACACTGGAATGGGGGTAATAAAAACCTGGACTCAGTGGTTTACACCGCTGTGACGCGAACACTACAGAATTTGATTGTTTTAAACTGTAATGATCGATATCGAGGATTTGGAGAGGACCTTAAAACTAGTTATTAAAATATATGCCACTCTTTCACTAAAATATTTATAGAAAGTGATTCATGAGAATCTAAAAGTCTAAAATTTATTAAAAAAAATTAATATAACTTCTTTTGATAAAAAAGACCTTAAAATTCCCCAAATTACATTAACTTATATTATCAGTTATTTTGACTAAAATAGTTGATTTAGAGTTCTTTATAGATATAACGCCCCATTTATTCCTTTTAAGATAGGATAAGGAGGAGTATTTCACGGATAGAAACGATTCGAATAAGTCCATTTATGGGAAACAAGCTATAAATTGAGCTCATTTACTAAGAATACCAACGCAGCCAGCTTATCCTTACATAGTTGATACGATAAGCCTAAAATGGGTCTTAAATTTAAAAAAAGGGTCTGTACATCCCCTTTTATAGTAAAAAATTCCATACCTTTATAAGACAAGTTGGTTCCATGTAGTGTAAGTCAAGAGAAGTCCTATAAAAAATTCTAATTTTTCGGGGCGTGGAGGCGATATAATTAATAGATATTCTAGCTATGCTATTGTATGCATGTTAAGCATGGTTATCGCAGTAGTCCCTATTGTGGGAGCTGTGGGTGACCAAAATTCAAATTCAAATTATGGAATTTCTTATGATGGTTTCCAAATTGGAGTTACTGGTGCTGATGTAAAAGCAACAGAAAATATGCTTCAGAACAACAAACCCTTCGGGGAGAACACTTCAAAAGTTCTGGGAGATAATGGAAATAATTCCACTAACCAATCACAGATAATGCAACTTGGAGCCAATGGTGACAAGGTCAAAGAAATCCAGCAATGGTTAACTGATTACGGATATTACTCTGGAGATATAGACGGTGAATTCGGTGCAAGCACTGATAAAGCTGTTAGGGATTTCCAAACAGAATCCGGTTTAATAGTTGACGGTGTTGTAGGTAATGACACTGAAAAAGCTATGGAAACCTGGGATCAACATGTAGCTGAAGTTCAGGCCGCATCTGATGAAGATACCAGTACTGACACTACAACAAGCTCAAAAACTTCAACATCTTCCAAGAAGACCTATGCAACTACTGTTCGAAGTTACAGTAGCAGTGGTTACAGTGGAGATTGTTGGGATGTTAGTAATGCAATGTACAGTCAATTAACTTCATCCGGTCAAAAAGCTCGGATTGTTCAGTACGCAAACAGCTACGTTAACAACCACAGATCTGTTGAGGTCTGGAATGGTAATAGCTGGGTTGATGCTGACTACTCTGGCCAGGCTTGGGTAGGTCAACCTACTGCTCACAGCAGCTCAGCACAAGTGATAGCAAGTAGTTAAGCGCATATCACAACATTAGAATAGACCTATATTCTAATATAAACCTGTATTCAACAGTTTCACTCGGAAACTGTTGGACCTTTACATATTTTTTTTTATTATTTTTTTAAAAAATTTAGTCTTATTTTATGGTATCTTACTTTTTGTGATACGAATATGACCACATGGTCCCATATTTTTGGTAAAAAAAAATAAAGAAAGGTTCTTTTAGTCTATCCCTTAGTTTATGGTTACACTATTTAAGATATTCTGGAACGTGTTTTGATGTGATTCAAAACCTCCCCTTGGTGTGGCGAACTGTATATAATAGGCTGTTTTATTGTCTTTGGTAAATATGTAGGTTTTACAATCTAAAACTTTACCAGAAGATGCCCCTGTACCACCATAAATGTATTCATATCCACTGTAACCATTCTTCAGTGTAACGTTAGTTGTGTTCAGATAGTCCCCTGCTTCTGCAGTGATATAGTACTTGAATAATCGGTCTGCGGCTTCAGTAAGGTTTCCAGCGGTCATGTTGCTTTTGCCGATACCCATGTACACCGTGTAATCATTCATATCATTTCCTTCCAGTAAAATGGTTAACATTTTAAAACCCGACTGGGTGGTCAGATTCACGTCAGTGGCAGGTATGGCTTTCTCACTCCAGTTTCCAGGATACTGGAATGATATTCCATCCTGGGCAAAGGTTTTATTGCTGCTGGTGTTGTTCCCGGTGGACTGGG encodes:
- a CDS encoding UvrD-helicase domain-containing protein, translated to MFPSREKLETFHDLSEGELTFINFLDDYLPGYWKIYWRPFFNGSHPDLVLLNPEGGLMIYKIIDGSCQNNTPKANKKQLDYYRNKLIQELVPEISEKIDQDPKSFVIFKTGIYLHHMESYPAQIQYEEYPYLTVAGCDDLDEDSLYLVVPGYDFRKDRFMNPEWAHKLEKWLHPPYHRDRRTGIELTTQQKQLTIPKPGHRRLRGAAGSGKTLVLAQRAAKLATGNQKVLVITYNRNLWYFIKEMIEASPYNFDWSNITFRHFHGFCRDLLNEFFLPTPSRFDDILPVLEEALKKILEESNNKVQEESNNEVQEESNNDVREESIETKTLEKFKYDAILIDEGQDYSWEWYNFLSKFLNNRNELFLVCDEKQNIYDRELSWIDGEMKNVQFRGRWAELDTIHRLPKEISQLANEFSEKFGLSSSVEFDSAQTLLFNDRPSFFRWDNIQGENWLVKVYEAYKTFSREEISSKKRFKPSEIVILLPKNQMGTELVEFFDNHNIPCDHVFLTKNSSKWRNKKISSITDKRLKISTIHQFKGWESPNVILLIPEHWNGGNKNLDSVVYTAVTRTLQNLIVLNCNDRYRGFGEDLKTSY
- a CDS encoding peptidoglycan-binding domain-containing protein, with amino-acid sequence MVIAVVPIVGAVGDQNSNSNYGISYDGFQIGVTGADVKATENMLQNNKPFGENTSKVLGDNGNNSTNQSQIMQLGANGDKVKEIQQWLTDYGYYSGDIDGEFGASTDKAVRDFQTESGLIVDGVVGNDTEKAMETWDQHVAEVQAASDEDTSTDTTTSSKTSTSSKKTYATTVRSYSSSGYSGDCWDVSNAMYSQLTSSGQKARIVQYANSYVNNHRSVEVWNGNSWVDADYSGQAWVGQPTAHSSSAQVIASS
- a CDS encoding PsbP-related protein; translated protein: MKKVTLFSIASLLLAVVVISGCTTQSTGNNTSSNKTFAQDGISFQYPGNWSEKAIPATDVNLTTQSGFKMLTILLEGNDMNDYTVYMGIGKSNMTAGNLTEAADRLFKYYITAEAGDYLNTTNVTLKNGYSGYEYIYGGTGASSGKVLDCKTYIFTKDNKTAYYIQFATPRGGFESHQNTFQNILNSVTIN